ACAAGGCAAGCGTCCGATCTGGCTTCTTGTAAGAGGATCATGATAACCTTGATGGACCTTTTGGCTTCAAAGAAGGACTGGTctctgctcaacgagcAGATCTTGTTGCTTTCCAAGAAGCAGGGGCAACTGAAAGACTCCGTTAGGGTAATGATTCAACAAGCGATTTCCCATCTCGATGAAATTCAagatttggaaacaaaGATTCAAACGATAGAGACCATTCGCACAGTGACCGAAAACAAAATCTTTGTGGAAATCGAGCGTGCACGGGTGACAAGAATACTCAGTGATATTCTattggagaagaagaatgaTTTGGATAAAGCGTGCGATGTGTTGTGCGAATTGCAGGTCGAGACGTACGGGTCTATGGAGCTGAGTGAAAAGATTGAGTTTATTTTGAGACAAATGACTTTGAGCAACAAGAGAGGAGATTATCAGATGTCTAAGATGCTCTCGAGAAAGATCCTGGTGAgatctttggagaagtttgcaGACCAAAAATTGGAGTACTACAGACTAATGATTGACATTGCTTTGAGTGAAGACGACTATATCAACCTGGTGAAGTATTATCTCGCCATCTACGACATCCCGAAGATAAAGGGAGACAGCAACGAGTCTTTGAAGGCTTTGAGACAGATTGTCTACTACAGTGTGCTTTCGCCGTATTCCAATTTGCAGAACGATCTGATCTCTAGAGTGAAGATAGACAAAAACGTTGATAAGCTGCCAACTGAAAAGGAGATCCTTAAGCTGTTCACTgcagacgagctgatcaactgGAAAGAAACTGAGGCACGGTTTGGCGATTATTTGTTTAGGGATACCACCTTTGATCAGTCGACTGAGAAAGGTAAGCTGCATTACAAAGATCTCCAGAAGCGCGTGATAGAATACAATTTGAGAATAGTCTCAAAGTATTACTCATCTATTAGATTGGAAAGGTTATGtgagctgctgcaactgGAACAACAGGATGTTGAACTGAACATCATCGAGTTGGTGAATAATGGAGTTATCTACGCTAAGATAAACCGGCCACTGAAGATTGCCAGCTTTATCAAGCCGAAGAACGAGAATGAGTATTTGAATGAGTGGAGTTCAAATATCGACCAGCTTCTTAGCAGTATAGAGACTGTCGAGCATTTGATCACTAAGGAGGAGATGATGTATGCTGCGAAGgtgaaataaataaatgtgAAAGTAAATTATGCTTCACGCTGTTGTagttccagc
This portion of the Ogataea parapolymorpha DL-1 chromosome IV, whole genome shotgun sequence genome encodes:
- a CDS encoding 26S proteasome regulatory subunit RPN5, which codes for MSREAPLKAEKDFTETLDEQLPQIEQLSKSDYKSAVDKLLLLEKQTRQASDLASCKRIMITLMDLLASKKDWSLLNEQILLLSKKQGQLKDSVRVMIQQAISHLDEIQDLETKIQTIETIRTVTENKIFVEIERARVTRILSDILLEKKNDLDKACDVLCELQVETYGSMELSEKIEFILRQMTLSNKRGDYQMSKMLSRKILVRSLEKFADQKLEYYRLMIDIALSEDDYINLVKYYLAIYDIPKIKGDSNESLKALRQIVYYSVLSPYSNLQNDLISRVKIDKNVDKLPTEKEILKLFTADELINWKETEARFGDYLFRDTTFDQSTEKGKLHYKDLQKRVIEYNLRIVSKYYSSIRLERLCELLQLEQQDVELNIIELVNNGVIYAKINRPLKIASFIKPKNENEYLNEWSSNIDQLLSSIETVEHLITKEEMMYAAKVK